A region of Toxorhynchites rutilus septentrionalis strain SRP chromosome 1, ASM2978413v1, whole genome shotgun sequence DNA encodes the following proteins:
- the LOC129776700 gene encoding uncharacterized protein LOC129776700 isoform X2: protein MHDTMPKVLDSDTESEIPVSIQNNNNSEPSTDNEEKPETESLPTGMVLPVGNGNISDTDSTASTPSNARLVVHGTTAQTTGSGLPAAAAGAAGAATAGIPQEVTNSTSLTNLNSNDSTGTIPARPSTALSGSSTTSSVINERVKKYRHQHFSKNIYIGTKNAEKWDTLRNVLQFKNDVEFVSFLLRLAEVDDRKRKNRIMNGLNGDRLHPEDESRSDVPPGVLAAGHSSGKPSTKKTKRVQFQDNVNIINDSNNSSSSLRTSGVNASGGVFDFHEDEDDNESGTGMEFRRRRMRSQQPMRSPDPPNEGDQRDEEAAAEGGDEDDEQYISQNIIKKISSRAAQGNEVQQDSISSTMGSVSEDSLHAETEVLDYRIAEKIKTELEEKQKMERKSFGEELPSTSNFSEHSDRPSDDETYDSKLDIRKVDIRKAPFDPKLGTSRKVKRETGTVGLRIEYEEQEYGPLTPDERKPLLPPPKKPRKAPTTKNKACIGCSLKHGLDPCPLNTPLAVINNKIELKEWLDQNEDLIKKHKIVLKTENPEEMDDENEDNYDDDEDDDEGDEMEENQFEEKLDIIPSFSETSLPQEFELRLAPLATTISTAPPAASSNPQLSLDVNESSSCALQPPNESLAPPPAPTATVTNTINHGLSIYTKIFIPKYTQLGPVIGQVVKETEIQDDCNMRYIFETFDGTKSTYINMENKNQANWLRYLRPARHRDQKNCVLKVRNSQIVFVTCSDLDVGSELLYWSDDTNSAWGKKKMEKTNCGGCNLKFEHSLYYRTHCSVFHDPSFSLTIRKYHCKVCGIAVLGKENIMKHAEKMHDGKGAYQCQFCQKFFLRLNYLEMHRTYGCSMNPQRARPLCDFCGRKFCQPQKLKVHIKRMHSDMAEVLRDFQCKLCSKLLGSRAALQRHSKEVHSRNSAVVSCPRCQKLFQNRSNLKIHMLTHSGVRPFKCAEGECVAAFTTKQCLQFHYKKVHGYTQEQMPKIERSVAYTFDAYSGDLIVDGIQRRQRRKLEPGEEGQHPNGEKRKRAPKEISGNILKTKNILESFSEICKNDSNLSLLSNKISSILNGNLKDFSKVPGGVTGMDGGDGVRKEELEDDLDSNDCTERDERLEAIQRHLSQPLQEEKHDDFSQLHSRLSNISSQSEPNQLHYKMSNEDDKPLADGDGFGDLNALAANHKYKEFMNGGNPGLVISKGSKKWISDNDHLQDDNNSENMLAAAANRDFITKLIMNGNVGHSSQQNHAVDDDEDDDDNSTILDVVDSNNQNQQNSSSQSQQTQQQQQHQQQQQYTSSFTGLNSSLPDLPTFQSHTFPTHFNHQSLLGSFYNNNGGVTSRNAINTIPTSASMLVEAALNSVSNIINEAEMNNSNNDQQDMHMTDIDSGNAGGNGNNLQSDSFNTSGIDGSVDDMKMLKPHNFMNSMSQFSTQSPDDASIIQERSEIEVVRPKSRDKLSAYGDGEMLGYDSQQHQQQQSQSTPHKHTPSVDSVRSAMSPEQNDFSYSNSNGAQGQPHIATNSPVRSSSRQIYGDHDLISPASTPSLPRYDFRSESNNYARRQEKTISSLALENFEANLKSNHHMQHMSSDEDSSIVIAENLSVSAANSEAKLKLNNQTSTADFLAATAGSGGSKYDTGRNTIGADLSADLRLKYNSEPNVDLPDFRSNNAMNEASDFQGLDMTSRAGLSSSYSHTNFQVPPSGPNLNFNRYHHHIYDILNEREQHQQQQQQQHQHQQQQEYQLQQQQQQQHQQQMQHMIQDHIGQDTESDQPASVDLSRTSNYLVPSPPSPAIPYSHPHPDMIRMVSLDLSSNSGSNMMVGNTPHHVRHPSFLSSQIQHSNRDSLPDHHRLLASEQLAASNHRLLVDPAAHLIFEQNNRLLAETPGPAPPPPRHVVSPQRGFGAYHHHHHHQVGTPNYHHHSVKQNLTSPPLNQHTSAAAAAANYHPFPTYY from the exons ATGCACGATACGATGCCAAAGGTGTTGGACAGTGATACGGAATCTGAGATACCAGTCAGTATTCAGAATAACAACAATAGTGAACCCAGTACGGACAATGAGGAGAAACCGGAAACGGAGTCCCTTCCCACGGGGATGGTACTCCCAGTCGGGAACGGGAACATCAGTGATACGGATAGCACCGCGAGTACCCCCAGTAATGCCCGACTGGTGGTCCACGGAACTACTGCGCAAACCACCGGATCGGGTcttccagcagcagcagcaggagcaGCAGGAGCAGCAACAGCGGGAATACCACAAGAAGTTACCAATAGCACTAGTTTAACCAACCTCAACAGCAATGACAGCACTGGCACCATACCGGCCAGGCCATCAACGGCCTTGTCAGGGTCATCGACGACATCGTCGGTCATCAACGAACGGGTAAAGAAATACCGCCATCAACATTTCAGCAAGAATATCTACATCGGAACGAAGAATGCGGAGAAGTGGGATACCCTCCGGAATGTGTTGCAGTTCAAAAACGACGTAGAATTTGTATCATTTCTGCTTCGATTGGCCGAAGTGGACGACCGAAAGCGGAAAAATCGAATCATGAACGG ATTGAACGGCGATAGGCTGCATCCGGAGGACGAATCGCGTAGCGATGTGCCACCCGGCGTACTGGCGGCGGGTCATTCGAGTGGGAAACCTAGCACTAAGAAAACCAAAAGAGTACAATTCCAAGACAATGTAAATATAATCAACGACAGCAACAATAGCAGTAGCAGTTTACGAACCTCCGGTGTGAATGCTTCCGGCGGTGTATTCGACTTCCACGAAGACGAGGATGATAACGAGAGTGGAACGGGCATGGAGTTCAGGCGGCGGCGGATGCGCTCGCAGCAACCGATGCGGTCTCCCGATCCACCGAACGAGGGTGATCAACGGGACGAGGAGGCGGCTGCCGAGGGTGGTGACGAAGATGACGAACAGTACATCTCACAGAACATTATCAAGAAGATTTCTAGTAGAGCTGCTCAGGGTAATGAGGTGCAGCAGGATTCGATTAGCAGCACGATGGGGTCTGTTTCCGAAGATTCGTTACACGCTGAAACGGAGGTGCTAGATTACCGCATTGCTGAGAAGATTAAAACCGAGTTGGAGGAGAAGCAGAAAATGGAACGTAAATCATTCGGTGAAGAGTTGCCTTCGACGTCAAACTTCTCGGAGCACTCCGATCGTCCTTCGGACGATGAGACTTACGATAGTAAGCTCGACATTAGGAAGGTTGATATCCGGAAGGCACCTTTCGATCCGAAACTCGGTACAAGCAGGAAGGTGAAACGAGAAACAGGTACCGTTGGACTTCGTATAGAGTACGAAGAGCAGGAGTATGGTCCACTCACGCCGGACGAGCGAAAACCACTGTTGCCCCCGCCAAAGAAGCCTAGAAAAGCACCAACAACGAAGAATAAAGCCTGTATTGGCTGTAGTCTGAAGCACGGACTCGACCCGTGTCCGCTGAATACGCCACTGGCAGTAATCAATAACAAAATCGAGCTTAAAGAATGGTTAGACCAGAACGAAGATTTGATCAAGAAGCACAAAATTGTGTTGAAAACGGAGAATCCGGAAGAAATGGACGATGAGAACGAAGATAATTACGATGACGACGAGGATGATGATGAGGGCGATGAGATGGAGGAGAATCAGTTTGAGGAGAAGTTGGACATTATACCGTCATTTTCCGAAACTTCACTACCGCAAGAGTTCGAATTGCGTTTGGCACCGCTGGCAACCACGATCAGTACGGCTCCGCCGGCTGCTAGCAGTAATCCTCAGCTATCCCTGGATGTCAACGAGTCATCGTCATGTGCTTTACAACCCCCGAATGAATCGCTAGCACCACCACCTGCACCAACCGCCACAGTGACCAACACGATCAACCATGGACTGAGCATCTACACGAAGATTTTCATACCAAAGTATACGCAACTGGGGCCGGTCATTGGCCAGGTGGTGAAggaaaccgaaatccaagatgactgcAATATGCGGTACATTTTTGAGACGTTTGATGGAACCAAATCCACCTACATCAACATGGAGAACAAGAATCAGGCCAACTGGTTGAGATATCTGCGGCCAGCTAGACATCGTGACCAGAAGAACTGCGTACTGAAAGTGCGAAATAGTCAGATCGTGTTCGTTACATGTTCGGACCTGGATGTTGGCAGCGAACTGCTGTACTGGAGTGACGACACGAATTCGGCCTGGGGGAAGAAGAAAATGGAGAAAACAA ACTGTGGTGGTTGTAATCTGAAGTTCGAACACTCACTGTATTATCGGACACACTGCTCGGTCTTCCACGATCCGTCGTTCAGTTTGACGATTCGAAAATACCACTGCAAAGTGTGCGGCATTGCGGTCCTCGGTAAGGAGAACATCATGAAACATGCCGAAAAGATGCACGACGGCAAGGGAGCTTATCAGTGTCAGTTTTGTCAGAAG TTCTTCCTGCGCCTTAACTACTTGGAGATGCATCGAACATACGGTTGCAGCATGAATCCCCAGCGGGCACGCCCACTGTGTGACTTTTGTGGACGCAAATTCTGCCAACCGCAGAAGCTGAAAGTACACATCAAACGAATGCACAGCGATATGGCCGAAGTGCTGCGGGACTTTCAGTGCAAGTTGTGCTCCAAACTGTTGGGCTCACGGGCTGCATTGCAGCGTCACTCGAAGGAAGTTCACAGTAGAAACTCGGCGGTAGTGAGTTGTCCCCGGTGCCAGAAGCTGTTCCAGAACAGGAGCAACCTAAAAATTCACATGTTGACCCACTCCGGGGTTCGACCGTTCAA ATGCGCGGAGGGCGAGTGCGTGGCGGCATTCACGACCAAACAGTGTCTCCAGTTCCACTACAAGAAGGTACACGGCTACACACAGGAACAGATGCCGAAGATTGAGCGCAGTGTGGCGTACACTTTCGACGCGTATTCGGGTG ATCTTATTGTAGATGGGATCCAGCGTCGGCAGCGCCGGAAGTTGGAACCGGGCGAGGAAGGTCAGCATCCGAATGGCGAGAAGAGGAAACGTGCCCCCAAGGAGATCTCCGGTAACATCCTCAAGACGAAAAACATTCTGGAATCGTTCAGCGAGATTTGCAAAAACGACAGCAATTTGTCGCTGCTTTCGAATAAAATTTCGTCGATTCTGAACGGGAATCTCAAGGACTTCTCGAAGGTTCCCGGTGGAGTGACCGGAATGGATGGCGGTGATGGAGTAAGAAAGGAAGAGTTGGAGGATGATTTAGATTCGAACGATTGTACGGAGCGGGATGAGCGTCTGGAGGCTATTCAGCGTCATTTGAGTCAGCCACTGCAGGAAGAGAAGCATGACGACTTTAGTCAGCTGCATTCTCGCCTATCTAACATATCAAGTCAAAGTGAGCCGAACCAACTGCATTATAAGATGTCCAACGAAGACGACAAACCGCTAGCTGACGGCGATGGTTTTGGTGATCTGAATGCTTTAGCCGCCAACCATAAGTACAAAGAATTCATGAATGGTGGTAATCCGGGGCTGGTGATTAGCAAAGGTAGCAAAAAGTGGATCAGCGACAACGATCATCTACAGGATGACAACAACTCGGAGAATATGCTCGCGGCGGCTGCCAACAGGGATTTCATCACCAAGCTGATAATGAATGGAAACGTAGGGCACAGCTCACAGCAAAATCATGCCGTGGATGACGATGAAGACGACGACGATAATTCTACGATCCTGGATGTGGTTGATTCGAACAATCAAAATCAACAGAACTCCAGCTCACAAAGTCAGCAGactcagcagcaacagcaacatcagcagcaacaacagtATACGTCTAGTTTTACGGGTTTGAATAGTTCTTTGCCGGACTTGCCAACATTCCAAAGTCACACTTTTCCAACGCATTTCAATCATCAATCACTGTTGGGTAGCTTCTACAATAATAACGGTGGTGTGACAAGTAGAAACGCTATCAACACTATTCCCACGTCGGCCAGCATGTTGGTGGAAGCCGCCCTAAATTCCGTCAGCAATATAATAAACGAAGCGGAGatgaacaacagcaacaacgaCCAGCAGGACATGCACATGACCGATATTGATAGTGGCAACGCAGGTGGCAATGGTAACAACCTTCAGTCCGACTCGTTCAACACAAGTGGTATTGATGGGTCCGTAGACGATATGAAGATGTTGAAACCTCACAATTTCATGAACTCCATGTCTCAATTCTCTACGCAGTCTCCAGATGATGCCAGTATCATCCAAGAACGGAGTGAGATCGAAGTGGTGAGGCCAAAATCACGCGACAAGCTTTCAGCCTACGGTGACGGAGAAATGCTAGGTTATGACAGCCAACAACATCAGCAGCAACAATCCCAATCGACGCCACATAAACATACGCCAAGTGTAGATTCTGTACGCAGTGCAATGTCCCCGGAGCAGAACGATTTCAGCTATTCGAACTCGAACGGGGCGCAAGGACAGCCACACATTGCTACGAATTCTCCGGTACGTTCAAGCTCCCGACAGATCTACGGAGATCATGATCTCATATCACCCGCATCGACACCGTCATTGCCAAGATACGACTTCCGCTCCGAGAGTAATAACTACGCACGTCGACAGGAGAAAACCATCAGCTCGCTTGCTCTGGAGAACTTTGAAGCTAACCTCAAGAGTAACCACCACATGCAGCATATGTCCAGCGATGAGGATAGCAGTATTGTGATCGCGGAGAATCTGTCGGTCAGTGCCGCCAATAGCGAAGCTAAGCTGAAACTCAATAATCAGACGTCTACTGCCGACTTCCTGGCGGCGACTGCAGGTAGTGGCGGTAGTAAGTATGACACTGGGCGAAACACTATTGGTGCGGATCTATCCGCAGATCTTCGTCTGAAGTACAACTCCGAACCGAACGTAGATCTTCCAGACTTCCGGTCGAACAATGCAATGAACGAAGCTTCAGACTTCCAGGGATTGGATATGACATCTCGGGCGGGTTTATCTTCGAGTTACTCACACACCAACTTCCAGGTTCCACCGTCTGGACCTAACCTGAACTTCAACCGATACCACCACCATATCTACGACATTCTCAATGAACGCGAGCAACaccagcagcaacaacagcaacaacatcagcaccagcagcagcaagaATACCAgttgcagcagcaacaacagcaacaacatcaGCAACAAATGCAGCACATGATACAGGATCACATCGGTCAGGACACGGAATCAGATCAACCGGCATCGGTTGATTTGAGTCGTACCTCGAACTACCTTGTCCCTTCACCACCCTCCCCGGCGATCCCTTACTCCCATCCCCACCCGGATATGATCCGTATGGTTTCGTTGGATCTAAGCTCGAACAGTGGCAGCAACATGATGGTCGGAAACACTCCCCACCACGTGCGGCATCCATCGTTCCTCTCCTCCCAGATACAGCACTCCAACCGTGACTCGTTGCCAGATCATCACCGTTTGTTGGCTAGTGAACAGCTTGCTGCCAGCAATCACCGTCTCCTGGTCGATCCCGCTGCCCATCTGATCTTCGAGCAAAACAACCGGTTGTTGGCGGAAACTCCCGGACCGGCACCACCTCCTCCACGCCACGTGGTGTCCCCTCAGAGGGGCTTCGGAGCttaccatcatcatcaccacCACCAGGTCGGTACACCAaactatcatcatcactcggttaaGCAGAATCTCACCTCTCCGCCGCTGAATCAACACACATCCGctgcggcagcagcagcaaattACCACCCCTTCCCGACTTACTACTAA